The Xenopus laevis strain J_2021 chromosome 4L, Xenopus_laevis_v10.1, whole genome shotgun sequence genomic sequence aatgtctaatattcaaagAAATGCTTcggacccaaaaattcaaatcatattcgattcgtacaaatccattttttctcccgaaaaaaaacttgaatttcattaagctctattaacatctccaaatggctcaaaatacctctgccattgacttgtacatgaactcggcaggttttaggtggtgaatatttgaatataCATTCGActggggggattaaaatttgaatgtgtgaattttgaaatttgaatttactatttgacccttaataaatctgcctcataatgcttgttatatatatatatatatatatatatatatatatatatatatatatatatatatatatatatatatatattttacttggtcacatgtatttttcaaaatggaccagcactccaagcatTTCCAGTTGAATAATTTGTTACATCACTCGTGTATAAAAAGTTTTGGCCctctttggggcctttatcaaggatttatccttgataaaggccccaacgagggccaaaacgttggatacacgagtgatgtaACAATAAATTATTCAACTGGAAATGctcggagtgctggtccattttggaaaacaaaaataataataatataaataacatatatatattaataatggctATGGTTaaatttaaagttaactttaaagtaaCTTGCGCTTACAAGTATCAGCAGTTGGTCATATAAAGATATGCATGCTAGAAGATAAAACATTGTGGGCccatatttacaaatgcaaaaatgcaCATAAGTAACTCATTTATATTAAACTATTCATAACATCCAACCTTTACTTTCAAAACCTGTATCTGTAAATTGCATTTTTGGAAATGGATATTGATTCCTGTTAGTAGGCAGATGTTGTAAATACTGGAATTGGGTTTCTCACCTCTGGGGCCATGTATCCAGGCGTCCCTGCATATCCAACGATGGTTTGGTCTCCGAAGATGTCGTCCACTGCAAGTCCAAAATCAGCGATTTTGACATGACCTTGTTTGTCCAGAAGAATGTTGCCTGGTTTGAGatctctgtaatataaatatattgatcaaACATGTGGGCATTAGGAGTTGCAGTAAACAGTGTAAAAAGAAGAGTCAGGTCAGGTTTATAATAATTATCTAGGGGAAAATACAGTGTGCAGggacaatatttttaatttatcttttGCTAAATGCAACATATTGTAAATCAACCATGGTATAATCTTCTTTGATGGACTTTATTTGTTCAGAATATTGGCAGATAAATTATGCTCCCTTCTGTTATGTGTTAGGGATAAGTGTGGCATTTTAAAAAGCCCATGATACAAATGTTGGAGCTTTTGTACCTCCCCCAGATAAGACATAGATAATTTGTGCCTATTTGTCATAcattgtttgtaaatgacccctaagaaCTGCTCATAAATAAGATAGGCCTTAAACTGTTTGATTAATTAAGCCATATATAGAgctgaaaaaaaatgataaaatccaGCATGATGAAAATTAATCTTAAAAAATGGCACACTGTACAACTTACCCAAAGTGTATAAAACGGGGAAATCCATGCAGCATCAGAAAAGGGAGAATGGTCATTAATGTCATGGCAGGGTACATGGCACTATTATTAGCAAGcactagaaatgtatttatttttttaaagttcaccttaaatgcaaaaaaataatgttaatgttttaaatggttttatacCTATTTAAAAGTAGCACCATTGTAGATTGTCAGCTACTGAACACAATGCCCATTAATCCTACTGTTTCACTTTGTaacccttgtttttttaatttagtatGAGACCACTGTCTATTGTTACTGTGTGATATTGTAAAGCACTATGTAACTTGATGGTGCTATatgaaaaaaatgatgatgatgccaTAGCCTGGTTTCTGAGTCATCTCTTGTCAAacaatttacatatttacagttgCTGCACAAGAACATAGATCCTCTTCTCTAAAACATGGAAACATAGGAAGTATTATTGATTCCCTGTGGAACCACTATTGAGTATTGGCTGGCTGAGTTTAGAAGCTAACAGGGGATCAGTAATAtttggtaaaggtatgggacctgttacccagaatacgtgggacctggggttttccggataacggatccttccttaattaggatcttcatgccttaagtctaccagaaaatcatttaaatattaaataaaaccaataggctggttttgcttcagtTAAAGAtgtattatatcttagtctggatcaagtacacactactgttttattactacagaaaaaaagggaattgtttttaaaaattgtaattatttggataaaatggagcaaaTGGGAGACTGACattctgtaatgtggagctttctggataatgggtttctggataatgtatcccatacctgtattttttacaataaatcaGAGGGCATCTAAAGCTTTACTGGGCAGCAACTATTTAAGTCTGTGAGTGGCTGCAGACACTATCCCCAGTCACTGATAGGGAGAACACCTCTCATTCAAATGAGAAATGGGAAATGGCTGCTaaaagaaaggattttttttattccttctgtTTTCCTAAAGAAGTCAAAATGTACAGTGTGCCATGAGCCTTAGAGACAATAAATCAAATGTATAATAACCTTAGGataaaaaataagaccaattatTGGTACTATAAAAACCCTATCAAATATCAAATTGCAGGTTGTAAAGGTGAGCTTTGCCCTtaagaaaaatgtgaatatacatataatgagaaaacacaatATTAAAGAGAATGGAGCATTTGCATAATAATACTAACCGATGAATAATTCCTTTTGAATGAAGAAACTGCAGTCCGCAAATGATCTCTGCTGCGTGGAACCTtttaacacagaaatatataccATATCTTGTGATGCACATTACtgagtaaaacaaatatattacattctttCATTCCTAGTGTTATTTTTCTAATAACTTAATTTCCAAATGATGCGGATTTAAACAAACAACACAAAGCACTACTATTAAATCTTCTTATTAAATAAGAAGGAATCACATAGTTGCTACTCTTGTTCAGGGCTGATATTTGGATAATATTAGTGGGTCCTTGTACATTTTAGAGTCTATAATATTATTGGGATGAATAAGATTTACTACTTAGGGCAATGGTGCTCCAGGCAATTCTGGGTGTTTTCTAGCCCAAGCCATTTACAGACCTATGGGCACAGAccaagttgtggaattctctccctgaaacaGGGAGTACAGGCTGACCCATTacatagatttaagaagggggtggatggctttttagtaagtgagggaatacagggtcataaaaaatagtttctagtacaagttgatccagggactggtacgATTGTCATCTTGAAATCAGGacggaattttttccccctctgcggcaaattggagaggcttcaaatgggttttttttgccttcctctggatcaactagcggtTAGGCAGGTTCTATATAggtttaaaaaggttgaacttgatggacttgtattttttcaaccaaacttagtACTATGTTACCAGGAGACTGTTACTTAACAAATCCAGTATTTTGAGCATTTTGAAATAATAATTGCCCAACCGGTGAGTGCATCTGTCGGTCTGGGTGCTTGCCATAGTAATGAATGGGACAACTCTGATTTTGAAATCTGTTTTGGTTACCACAGTCAAAGATGGAAATAGCATGTTTGATAAAGCCCTGGAATAGCCTGTGTGTCACTGCCTTTTAATGTTTGTACCTATACTCATTAGTATTTGTTCATCTGCTGACCTTCTCCCTGTTCCAGCATCCTCCGATGTGTAAACTAGTAGCACATACAGTTATTTATCGCTGGTGAATGCCAGCACAGAAAAAAGCCATCAGTAGAATAAAAACTTTCACGAGTTGAACAATGTCTTAAGAAAAATTAGCACATCACAGGATACTCCCTAATTAAAGCATAATTTACCAGACAAAGTCCCAAATGAGGGCTAGTTTTCCTTAAACAAATTATTACCGGTAAGAAAAATGGACACATATCAATTAATTGCTCCCTTCATTGCTTCATTAGTCAGAACCACCAGAAATAATTTTCAtacataatataattttttttttttaaatttaattatttacaaATGTGCACTATATAACTAAACACAAAGGATCTCACACAAAACAGGTtcctagttttttttctccctatatGAACATAGTatagcaaaaataattaaaaatattgaaatgaaaaGTATGTGATATAACCACGTGTATTAATTTGCTCATATAATGACATCAATCTAAAAGTTAAACACtacttatttataattattaactATCCTTTTAATTCTTAGTTTTGTGGGGTCTCTGGCAATTTTAGGAATGTGCTGTGTCATGGTCTGTGTTCTGTCCATCCAGTGTTCACTTACACTACTCTGGGCATCTCAAATCTTCTCCAGTCTCTGATTTCATCTTCAAGGCTTCTTCCAAGGGCTAATTCCATCACAAAGAAGGCATGGCTCTGGTTAAagagacaaataaaaatacaaaaaatggaaatcaaataTTAGGCAATTTTATTATTGctcgttaaaggagaaccaaaccctttttattataatcccctaccccctaccctatatagaccctcctccctgctcccccccagcctaggtgttaccctgggtaaatgcccataactctttacttacGCCTCGTTGCAGATTAAGGGCATCAGAGTTcaggacgccatcttcttctcttcggtaatctttgggtcttcttctggcgcttcggcaatttccttggcttttggcgcatgcgcagttgttcgggaccggcaGAATGTGCCAACTGCAATTGCGGTGACACGCTGCTTTCTTtgcgaagattaccgaagagaagaagatggtgcccgtgaactctgatgccgtgaatctgcaacgaggggtaagtaaagagtttggggTATTTACCCAGGCTAACACCTAGGCTGGAGGGAAcagagaggggggtctatgtagggtaggggtgggtgatttaaataaaaagggtttggttcttctttaagaCCACACAATCATAGGGTATCAAAAAAGATGGGTTGTACAATTGTACTAATCAAACTTTTTAGatttaactttctttttttcaactgACTGAATCCTATCTCCCCAATGGGAAACTGGATTTTTGTCTGGGACACAAGAGGCACAAATTGAAGGCACAAAAACTGTGACCTTTAACGGTCATGCACAAAGGTGCCCAGGGCAATGGCTATGCTTAGCATATTATGCTGGATTAAAATGCTCTGTCTTGTGATTAATATTACATTTCTACACTCAGTACCCACAAAGATAGTGTAATGTAACTAATATTGTGTAGTGTGGGGTTTCATTTGCATTCTCCTGAATTACAAATGCTGATCAGGAAGCAATGTCTTGTGTTGTCAGGTGCATGTAATGTCTCATTCAGAGCATTCAGCACTTTGCAATGGATGCATGTTCCATATAATGGTATTTTACTGTATATCTCCTTATCAGTTTCTTAAGAAGTGACCTTAAACTGTCCTAAGAACTGGCAATAACTAAAGACCTATGTTGCTTGAAGTTTGCTACTACATGCTTAAGTCATTACTTACATCAGTACTAACTGTTTCATACCTGTGACTGAAAAAATGCTTTGGTGTTGACCATGAATGGATTTGTTTTAGCAATCCTCATCACACGGGCCTCCTTCTTGATGCTCATGATCGATGACATGGATGTTTTCTTTACGGTTTTCATGGCAACGGATCTTTTCTTGCCACGTAGTCTAGCCAGCAATACCTCAGAAAGGCAAGaagaaattaatattaaaatacacattCCTATTAACTTTCTGCCACAAGGTTAAGCACTGGTTGATAAAAAGTGCTATCCCTCTTGCAAAGCTAATTACTCACTTTTCCGAATCCTCCCTGTCCAATGACAGCATAAAAATTGTAGTCCTTGATGTTACATACATCTGGTTTCTGGGGAAAGGCCTTCTCCTGATCACTTCCTTCTACTGAAGAAAAAAGATCAATCTATCAGCTTGCATAATgaacaaatgaaacattttttctgtacatttcttTGCTACGTCACTCAAGAATCAAAAATTATTGCCAGAAATCGCTTCATTaacaatcagtttttttttcaagagtaGCAACTGAACACAacttttttgggggagggggtcttAGAAACCTATAATTTTAGCTGTAGGAGTTGCTTCCACTATACCACCACTTTTTGTAGCGTTGGGTGCATGCTGCTTATCCCACTGCCAAGGGAACTGGATACTTCAAAAGAAATTGCGATGCAGCACTTCAAAGTAGTCAAATGCTGTGCTTATTTGTGCCAAAGACTAAATTAGAGGTACCCAACCCC encodes the following:
- the LOC121403144 gene encoding protein kinase C delta type-like, whose protein sequence is MLHAEEEKSRKTSSQKSRNSFMDEKNRKGREAEGSDQEKAFPQKPDVCNIKDYNFYAVIGQGGFGKVLLARLRGKKRSVAMKTVKKTSMSSIMSIKKEARVMRIAKTNPFMVNTKAFFQSQSHAFFVMELALGRSLEDEIRDWRRFEMPRVVFHAAEIICGLQFLHSKGIIHRDLKPGNILLDKQGHVKIADFGLAVDDIFGDQTIVGYAGTPGYMAPEILLKKEYNAGVDWWSTGIVISEMAIGRSPFYSGNDKKKIWHSTIREKLELPDWLSAEMSDLIRKLLKKDPAKRLGVNGNIREHPVFSTINWEELENKRVAPPFKLTRPSTAHYKPLDVSSCSFLLS